The following coding sequences are from one Lipingzhangella halophila window:
- a CDS encoding pilus assembly protein TadG-related protein, which produces MTHPRDERGHVSAFMTAIMTAVIAAMGLVWDAGGMLIQRGQASSIAHEAARAGANEIDLAHFRSTGQRRLDETAAAQAARAHLRTSQASGQVEVTTEAITVTARRPYSSVLLPVGTRMAEARSTAAARAP; this is translated from the coding sequence ATGACCCATCCCCGCGACGAGCGTGGACACGTCTCGGCGTTCATGACCGCCATCATGACGGCCGTGATCGCGGCAATGGGACTGGTGTGGGACGCCGGAGGCATGCTGATCCAACGCGGCCAGGCCAGCAGCATTGCCCACGAGGCCGCCCGTGCCGGAGCAAACGAGATTGACCTGGCCCATTTTCGCTCAACGGGACAGCGCCGCCTCGATGAGACCGCGGCAGCCCAGGCCGCGCGCGCCCACCTGCGCACTTCCCAGGCTAGTGGGCAGGTTGAGGTCACCACCGAAGCAATCACCGTGACCGCGCGCCGCCCCTACTCCTCGGTGCTGCTCCCAGTGGGCACCCGGATGGCCGAGGCCCGTTCCACCGCCGCGGCCCGCGCTCCTTGA
- a CDS encoding TadE/TadG family type IV pilus assembly protein encodes MTGVRRDRGAAPVELVMIAPSVMVVALVMVFAARQVSAQMSVDAVAHAAARSATLHTDEASAQAAASDTVEDSLAGHGLACVDVDLALQLEGLRPGSTVTATLTCTTDTSDLAVVGPSRHIRGSATAIIDRYRGHP; translated from the coding sequence ATGACGGGCGTGCGCCGCGACCGCGGCGCCGCCCCCGTTGAGCTGGTCATGATCGCCCCCAGTGTGATGGTGGTGGCGCTGGTGATGGTCTTTGCCGCACGCCAAGTCTCAGCGCAGATGAGTGTGGACGCGGTCGCCCATGCCGCGGCGCGCAGCGCCACCCTGCACACCGACGAGGCCAGCGCCCAGGCTGCTGCCAGCGACACCGTTGAGGACAGCCTCGCCGGCCACGGCCTGGCCTGCGTGGACGTCGACCTGGCATTGCAGCTGGAGGGCCTGCGGCCCGGATCAACGGTTACCGCCACCCTCACCTGCACCACCGACACCTCCGACCTAGCGGTGGTCGGCCCTTCTCGCCACATACGCGGCAGCGCCACCGCCATCATCGACCGGTACCGAGGCCACCCATGA
- a CDS encoding TadE/TadG family type IV pilus assembly protein, whose product MRPRHAPERGSTDLVLVLPLAMTMVMVLVQLAMWAHAQHRAQAMAEQVLAATRAADASTATGEARASEVTEDLGGRLLRGTDVSVTRTTATATVQVRAFIRGPVPGWEPPVHAELSAPVERAGVRESP is encoded by the coding sequence GTGAGGCCGCGCCACGCTCCCGAGCGAGGCAGCACCGACCTCGTCCTGGTTCTGCCACTCGCCATGACCATGGTCATGGTCCTCGTGCAACTGGCCATGTGGGCCCACGCCCAACACCGCGCCCAAGCCATGGCCGAGCAGGTGCTGGCCGCCACACGCGCCGCCGACGCGAGCACCGCCACAGGCGAGGCCCGCGCCAGCGAGGTCACCGAAGATTTGGGTGGACGCCTGCTGCGCGGCACCGACGTGAGCGTCACCCGCACCACTGCCACCGCCACCGTCCAGGTCCGCGCCTTCATCCGCGGCCCCGTACCCGGCTGGGAACCACCCGTACACGCCGAGCTCAGCGCCCCGGTCGAGCGCGCCGGCGTGCGGGAGAGTCCATGA